The proteins below are encoded in one region of Cololabis saira isolate AMF1-May2022 chromosome 11, fColSai1.1, whole genome shotgun sequence:
- the rassf6 gene encoding ras association domain-containing protein 6 encodes MSEALLLPVIRAGDKRTLSRAEFLSLLNTYNCFLKDQTQLHLTYFQGADGDVSVEGFLNICWGVQRPIRLKIQDDKQIPPFAPLLSPKPTSPASPPAHNSGMSRWGEYNDLHHIDEMAETAQETVVKNTLPGPTVYETSTLRPVRQKNPEPEVESNLVRCMSDASLVKRRRGRGKSAAQREREKQHRFSINGHFYNYKTSIFTPSFGTPTKVRISSKMTTNQVIEQLLKKFKIENDPQEFALYCIHQSGEKRKLSNRDHPLWERILQGPSDDIMKIFLMDVHEEEVSNDVAQYLNLELPILEHVLLKLREQESREIQHVISRYHHQHRLLSHMLNSKLSPHIETSV; translated from the exons ATGAGTGAGGCGCTTCTGCTCCCAGTGATCCGAGCAGGAGACAAGAGGACACTGTCCAG AGCAGAGTTTCTCTCGCTGCTGAACACTTACAACTGCTTCCTAAAGGACCAGACTCAGCTGCATCTCACTTATTTTCAG GGGGCGGATGGAGACGTGAGTGTCGAGGGCTTTCTGAATATCTGCTGGGGTGTGCAGAGACCCATCAGGCTGAAAATCCAGGATGACAAACAGATACCTCCCTTCGCTCCTCTTCTCTCACCCAAACCCACCAGTCCAGCCAGCCCACCGGCACACAACAG TGGGATGTCACGATGGGGAGAGTATAACGATCTTCACCACATAGATGAGATGGCTGAGACAGCacaggaaactgtagtgaaaaaTACATTACCAG GTCCTACTGTGTATGAGACCAGCACCCTTCGGCCAGTGAGGCAGAAGAACCCAGAACCGGAGGTGGAGTCCAACCTGGTCCGGTGCATGAGCGACGCCTCTCTGGTGAAGAGGAGGCGGGGCAGAGGAAAGTCGGCtgcacagagagagagggaaaaacaGCATCGCTTCTCCATCAACGGTCACTTCTATAACTACAAA ACCTCCATCTTCACTCCGTCCTTTGGTACTCCTACTAAAGTTCGCATCTCAAGTAAGATGACCACAAATCAAGTCATTGAGCAGCTGCTGAAGAAGTTCAAG ATAGAGAATGATCCCCAGGAGTTTGCGCTGTACTGCATTCACCAGAGTGGAG AAAAGAGAAAGCTGAGTAACAGAGACCACCCATTGTGGGAGCGTATACTGCAAGGGCCCTCTGACGACATCATGAAGATATTCTTGATGGACGTGCATGAAGAGGAAGTCAGTAATGAT GTTGCTCAGTATCTGAACTTGGAACTTCCTATACTTGAGCATGTTTTACTCAAGTTGCGAGAGCAGGAGAGCAGAGAGATACAACACGTGATCAGCAG gtacCACCACCAACACAGACTCCTGTCCCACATGCTGAACTCTAAACTGTCCCCTCACATCGAGACCAGTGTGTGA